GGGAGACTTCGAAGATATTTCTTTGCAGGTATATTGGCTATTGTTCCATTAGGTTTAACATTCCTTATTTTAAGATTTATTTATTACTTTACAGTAGGTCGTGTGACTCCTTATGTCACTCAATGGTTCCCAGAATATCCTGATTATTTAATAGCCCCTCTATCAGTTATATTAATTATTATTTTTGTTTATCTGGTCGGTCTACTTTCAAGTTTCTTTCTAATACGCCAGTTTTTATCTCTTTTTGAAATGATTATAAAAAAAATTCCCATAGTAAAAACCGTGTATAACTCCGCAAAACAAATGACAGTAAGTTTTATAGAACAGTTTTCCTCCAATCATACTCGTTCTATTGTGATTGTTCCTTTTACCCATGACAGAATTTACACAATGGGTCTTTTATTAGGAAAAATTAAACTTCCCGATGGAAAAGAATATTACAGAGTTTTTATTCCTACTACACCTAATATAAGTGTAGGAATATTGCAATTTTATCCTGCTGAAAAAATATATAAATGTCCCATTACTATGGAACAGGCTATCGAAATAATTGTGTCTT
This Candidatus Hydrogenedens sp. DNA region includes the following protein-coding sequences:
- a CDS encoding DUF502 domain-containing protein: MQTENKIAEKKIPKILGRLRRYFFAGILAIVPLGLTFLILRFIYYFTVGRVTPYVTQWFPEYPDYLIAPLSVILIIIFVYLVGLLSSFFLIRQFLSLFEMIIKKIPIVKTVYNSAKQMTVSFIEQFSSNHTRSIVIVPFTHDRIYTMGLLLGKIKLPDGKEYYRVFIPTTPNISVGILQFYPAEKIYKCPITMEQAIEIIVSSGASIPVKLSVQPLQKQQKN